Proteins from one candidate division KSB1 bacterium genomic window:
- the asnB gene encoding asparagine synthase B: MCGIAGCYGKPDKETILRMMDAMDRCGPDDKGIHSIENGSYGHTRLSIVDVQGGHQPILATNSDKGLICNGEIYNYKQLKQTLDTEYKYNTESDTEVILPMYQEKGAEFVKDLEGMFAFAIFSADSLFLARDPIGIKPLYYGYYNDQLYFSSELGAMSHAGVDKVEEFPAGHYYTPETGFVRYYEVPEVKENRDWSIDKAAGIIRETFTDSVDKRLLSDPDIHVGAFCSGGLDSSLVSAIAAQKIPHLHTFAVGMKDKNGEDSDDLKAARIVADHIDSTHHELIFTEQDYYEALPQVVQYLESYDPSLVRCAVPGHFTCKLAAEHVTVVLTGEGADEVFTGYQYMKNWELDSLNQEAKRCLNTLHNINLQRADRMGMRFSLELRVPFLDARMIDLGMKLPPEWKIREHNGAKIEKWILRHAFQDTNLLPDEILWRYKVQYTQGAGCESLGEQIAGTRNER; encoded by the coding sequence ATGTGCGGAATAGCCGGCTGTTACGGCAAACCAGACAAAGAAACCATTCTCAGAATGATGGATGCGATGGATCGCTGCGGACCTGATGACAAAGGAATACACAGTATTGAGAACGGCAGTTACGGTCATACGCGTTTGTCGATCGTAGATGTACAGGGCGGGCATCAGCCTATACTGGCAACCAACTCGGATAAGGGTTTGATCTGTAACGGAGAGATCTATAATTATAAACAGTTGAAACAGACTCTTGATACAGAATACAAGTACAATACAGAATCCGATACCGAAGTCATCCTTCCCATGTACCAGGAAAAAGGAGCTGAATTTGTCAAAGATCTGGAAGGCATGTTTGCGTTTGCCATTTTTTCAGCGGATAGTTTATTTCTCGCCCGAGATCCGATCGGCATCAAACCGTTGTATTACGGATATTATAACGATCAACTGTATTTTTCGTCGGAACTGGGCGCCATGTCGCACGCCGGCGTGGACAAGGTTGAGGAATTTCCGGCCGGTCATTATTACACCCCGGAAACCGGATTCGTCCGGTACTATGAGGTTCCCGAGGTCAAGGAAAACCGCGATTGGAGCATTGATAAAGCTGCCGGTATCATCCGGGAGACGTTTACCGACAGTGTGGACAAACGACTGCTGTCCGATCCGGATATCCATGTCGGGGCATTCTGCAGCGGCGGACTGGACAGCAGTCTGGTATCAGCCATTGCCGCACAAAAAATCCCGCATTTGCACACCTTTGCGGTCGGCATGAAAGACAAAAACGGCGAGGACAGTGATGATCTAAAGGCAGCACGAATTGTCGCAGACCACATCGACTCGACCCATCACGAATTGATCTTTACAGAACAGGATTACTACGAGGCGCTGCCGCAGGTGGTGCAGTACCTGGAAAGCTATGATCCGTCTCTGGTTCGTTGTGCCGTCCCCGGCCATTTTACCTGCAAACTCGCCGCCGAACATGTGACCGTGGTTCTCACCGGTGAAGGCGCAGATGAGGTGTTTACCGGGTATCAGTATATGAAAAACTGGGAACTCGATTCATTGAACCAGGAAGCAAAACGCTGCCTGAACACCCTGCACAATATCAATCTGCAGCGCGCGGACCGCATGGGGATGCGCTTTAGCCTGGAACTGCGGGTTCCGTTTCTGGATGCACGCATGATCGATCTGGGCATGAAACTGCCGCCCGAATGGAAAATCCGGGAACACAACGGCGCCAAGATCGAGAAATGGATTTTACGGCATGCGTTTCAGGACACCAACCTGCTCCCCGATGAAATTCTGTGGCGCTACAAGGTCCAATATACGCAGGGCGCCGGCTGCGAATCACTCGGAGAACAAATTGCCGGAACAAGAAATGAGCGATAA